One segment of Alnus glutinosa chromosome 2, dhAlnGlut1.1, whole genome shotgun sequence DNA contains the following:
- the LOC133859741 gene encoding protein CLP1 homolog yields MAYSGTAMGAPLTGGSASVSTVRQVKLDKEMELRVEVPNDTPLRLRLLSGTAEIFGAELPPEIWLNFPPRLKFAVFTWYGATIEVDGTTELDYTADETPMVGYVNVHAILEGRRNRAKASSSNDSDSSQGPRVIVVGPTDSGKSTLSRMLLSWAAKQGWKPTFVDLDIGQGSITIPGCIAATPIEMPIDPVEGIPLDMPLVYFFGHATPSNNVDLYKVLVKELARMLERQFAGNAESRAAGMVINTMGWIEGVGYELLLHAIDTFNANVVLVLGQEKLWSMLRDVLKNKPNVDVVKLQKSGGVVSRNNKVRQKARSYRIREYFYGLANDLSPHSNIANFSDLFVYRIGGGPQAPRSALPIGAEPAADPTRLVPVSINRDLLHVVLAISFAKEPDEIISSNVAGFIYITDIDIQRKKITYLAPAAGELPSKYLIVGTLTWLET; encoded by the exons atggcTTACAGTGGCACAGCCATGGGTGCGCCACTGACGGGCGGTTCGGCATCGGTGTCGACGGTCAGGCAGGTAAAATTGGACAAAGAGATGGAGCTGAGGGTGGAAGTCCCTAACGACACGCCTCTCCGCCTCCGCCTCCTCAGCGGCACGGCCGAGATCTTCGGTGCCGAGCTCCCTCCTGAAATCTGGCTCAACTTCCCTCCCAGGCTCAAATTCGCC GTTTTTACTTGGTATGGGGCCACAATTGAAGTGGATGGTACTACAGAACTTGATTATACCGCTGACGAG ACGCCCATGGTTGGTTATGTAAATGTTCATGCCATACTGGAAGGACGAAGAAACCGTGCAAAAGCATCATCATCTAATGACTCTGATTCTTCTCAG GGACCTAGGGTGATTGTTGTGGGACCTACAGATTCTGGCAAGAGTACTCTGTCAAGGATGCTTCTTAGTTGGGCAGCTAAACAGGGTTGGAAACCTACATTTGTGGACTTGGACATCGGCCAAGGATCTATAACAATTCCTGGATGCATTGCAGCCACCCCAATTGAAATGCCCATTGATCCAGTGGAAGGAATTCCTCTTGATATGCCCCTCGTGTACTTCTTTGGGCATGCAACTCCTAG TAATAATGTAGATTTGTATAAAGTGCTCGTGAAGGAGCTTGCTAGAATGCTGGAGAGACAGTTTGCTGGAAATGCTGAATCTCGAGCTGCAGGCATGGTGATCAATACGATGGGGTGGATAGAAGGAGTAGGGTATGAG TTGCTTCTACATGCAATTGATACATTCAATGCCAATGTTGTCTTGGTCTTGGGTCAG GAAAAACTTTGGAGCATGCTCAGAGATGTCCTGAAGAACAAGCCTAATGTAGATGTTGTGAAACTTCAAAAGTCAGGTGGTGTTGTATCCAGGAATAACAAAGTTCGTCAGAAGGCCAGGAGCTATAGGATAAGG GAATATTTTTATGGCCTTGCGAATGATCTGTCCCCACATTCTAATATTGCAAATTTTAgtgatttgtttgtctatcGAATTGGGGGCGGACCGCAAGCCCCGCGCTCAGCATTGCCAATTGGGGCAGAGCCTGCTGCAGATCCGACCAGATTAGTTCCTGTCAGTATCAACCGGGATTTGCTCCATGTTGTTCTCGCTATCTCATTTGCCAAAGAGCCTGATGAAATCATTTCAAG TAATGTTGCTGGCTTTATTTATATCACGGACATTGACATTCAAAG GAAGAAAATTACATACCTTGCACCAGCTGCAGGAGAACTCCCGAGCAAATATTTGATAGTAGGAACCTTGACATGGCTCGAAACCTGA
- the LOC133859742 gene encoding uncharacterized protein LOC133859742 has protein sequence MYNNVGSQPGVTIPPINSQPNPFGNAFYGAGSGLIRGGLGAYGEKILGSSSEYVQSNISRYFSDPQYYFQVNDHYVRNKLKVVLFPFLHRGHWTRITEPVGGRLSYKPPIYDINAPDLYIPFMAFGTYVVLAGFSLGLQGKFSPEALNWLFIKGLLGWFLQVALLKVTLLSLGSGEAPLLDIVAYAGYTFTGMCVAVLGKIIWGYSYYALMPWTCLCMGIFLVKTMKRVLFAEVRSYDSSKHHYLLLFIALAQFPLFTWLGNISVNWLI, from the exons ATGTACAACAATGTAGGATCCCAGCCTGGGGTGACAATACCGCCAATAAATTCTCAGCCTAATCCATTTGGAAATGCATTTTATGGAGCTGGTTCAGGGCTTATCCGAGGTGGATTGGGTGCATATGGAGAAAAAATCTTAGGATCGAGCTCTGAATACGTGCAAAGCAAT ATAAGTCGTTACTTCTCAGATCCCCAATATTATTTCCAAGTGAATGACCACTATGTGAGGAACAAATTGAAGGTTGTTTTGTTTCCGTTCCTTCACAGG GGCCATTGGACACGGATAACTGAGCCAGTAGGGGGCAGGCTCTCTTATAAACCCCCAATTTATGACATAAATGCACCAGACCTCTACATTCCATTTATGGCATTTGGTACCTATGTTGTTCTTGCTGGCTTCTCGTTGGGTCTTCAGGGGAA GTTTAGCCCAGAAGCTCTGAACTGGTTGTTTATCAAAGGATTGCTTGGGTGGTTTCTGCAAGTCGCACTTCTGAAAGTGACATTGCTTTCATTGGGTAGTGGGGAGGCACCCTTGCTGGACATTGTGGCTTATGCAGGATATACTTTCACAGGAATGTGTGTGGCTGTCCTCGGGAAGATAATATGGGGATACTCGTACTATGCTTTAATGCCTTGGACCTGCTTATGCATGGGTATCTTCTTAGTGAAGACGATGAAGAGAGTCCTATTTGCAGAAGTGAGGAGTTATGATTCGAGCAAGCACCACTATCTCTTGCTCTTTATTGCTTTGGCGCAGTTCCCACTTTTCACATGGCTTGGCAACATTAGTGTTAATTGGCTTATATAA
- the LOC133860577 gene encoding MDIS1-interacting receptor like kinase 2-like yields the protein MANLDQTPTTVDVWVGKPLGSGSQQSQTAGDEGFLTQIPTVSGDDATCELEDRDSPTTLYELEDPAGNHPRRCGLVGRGSDLFLSRTVPPPASHRASRSSSLVSVVVSSAWVSGSLCRLCRSSSVVGVRVLDEKDAHGSGWGLYSCGTTGGQFLGILCSNPLDNVSSRIIAIDLDGVEYDGFLTPSIGNLSELTIFNLGKNKFRRIIPETIANLKKLTMLSLADNYFTGTIPNEITLLKNLECLDIFGNKIYGSVPVNISGLRSLSGNALTGTIPNLTALWQLKTLDLSAYQFYGYLPNLPFRLTTLSLNHNKLSSHISSVKKLKNLVRLDVSDNRFSGLISDDILSLPRLVYLNVSNNRFNGIETFKISGEETQLQVLDAENNQFPGHLPTKLVTIQNLTQINFAHNQFSSLIKGIWRKTGAIVENPLHG from the exons ATGGC CAATCTTGACCAGACCCCGACCACCGTCGACGTCTGGGTCGGGAAACCGTTGGGGTCTGGGTCCCAGCAATCCCAAACGGCCGGCGACGAAGGTTTCCTGACCCAGATCCCGACGGTTTCCGGCGACGACGCAACATGCGAACTTGAAGATCGTGATTCACCGACGACGTTGTATGAACTAGAAGATCCAGCCGGAAACCACCCACGCCGGTGTGGTTTGGTGGGTCGGGGTTCGGATCTCTTCCTCAGCCGCACTGTGCCTCCTCCGGCTTCCCACCGAGCCTCCAGATCCTCTTCCCTCGTCTCTGTCGTCGTCTCGTCAGCGTGGGTTTCCGGATCTCTATGCCGTCTCTGTCGAAGCTCGTCGGTGGTGGGGGTTCGGGTTCTGGATGAAAAGGATGCGCATGGATCCGGCTGGGGCCTGT ATTCATGCGGAACTACAGGCGGGCAGTTTTTGGGAATTTTATGTAGTAATCCTCTAGACAACGTCTCTAGTAGGATAATCGCAATCGATCTCGATGGCGTTGAATATGACGGGTTTCTGACACCGTCGATCGGGAACTTGTCCGAGCTCACCATCTTCAACCTAGGCAAGAACAAGTTCCGAAGAATAATCCCCGAAACCATCGCCAACCTTAAAAAGCTCACCATGCTTTCACTGGCGGACAACTATTTCACAGGCACCATTCCTAACGAAATCACTTTGCTCAAGAATCTTGAATGTCTAGACATTTTTGGAAACAAGATATATGGCTCTGTTCCCGTCAATATCTCTGGATTACGAAGCTTGTCAGGCAACGCGCTCACAGGCACAATCCCAAACCTCACAGCGCTGTGGCAGCTCAAGACTTTAGACCTCAGCGCCTACCAGTTCTATGGATATCTCCCAAATCTTCCTTTCAGATTGACAACACTCTCTCTAAACCACAACAAACTTTCAAGCCACATTTCATCAGTCAAAAAGCTCAAAAACCTTGTACGGCTAGATGTGAGTGACAACAGGTTTTCTGGTCTGATTAGCGACGACATCCTTTCATTACCACGGCTGGTTTACCTGAACGTTTCAAACAACCGCTTCAACGGAATAGAGACGTTCAAAATTTCCGGCGAAGAGACGCAACTTCAAGTACTTGATGCAGAAAACAACCAGTTCCCTGGCCATTTGCCTACCAAGTTGGTCACAATTCAGAACTTGACCCAAATTAACTTCGCACATAATCAGTTCTCCAGTCTAATCAAGGGAATATGGAGAAAGACTGGCGCGATCGTGGAGAATCCTCTACATGGATAA